The following are from one region of the Mycolicibacterium diernhoferi genome:
- a CDS encoding glycoside hydrolase family 16 protein: MILGLGAAAAALPAQAAHAEPLPGDLPPGPAPGPGGPAPAAAAPVMLFQDEFNGPAGSPPNPAAWFIVPERETIRNPHEWDKPFNMGRYVTDQEHVFQDGNGNLVIRATRGEGANIQEKYAGAKIVGNWRGGVGTTWEARVKLDCLTDGAWPAFWLVNDNPVRGGEVDLIEWYGNRDWPSGTTVHARLDGTQFQTDKHPVDSDWHTWRMTWKPEGMYFWKDYEPGMEPFFTVAANSLPDWPFNDPGFTMAPVFNIAVGGSGGREPAGGTYPAEMRVDWIRVF; this comes from the coding sequence ATGATCCTGGGCCTGGGAGCGGCGGCAGCCGCATTACCGGCCCAGGCAGCCCACGCGGAGCCGCTCCCAGGTGATCTTCCCCCCGGACCGGCGCCGGGACCCGGTGGCCCGGCTCCCGCGGCGGCCGCTCCGGTCATGCTGTTCCAGGATGAGTTCAACGGTCCGGCCGGTTCACCGCCGAACCCGGCCGCCTGGTTCATCGTCCCGGAGCGCGAAACCATCCGGAACCCGCACGAGTGGGACAAACCGTTCAACATGGGTCGCTACGTCACCGATCAGGAGCACGTCTTCCAGGACGGCAACGGCAACCTGGTCATCCGCGCGACCCGCGGCGAGGGCGCGAACATCCAGGAGAAATACGCCGGCGCGAAGATCGTCGGAAACTGGCGCGGCGGGGTCGGCACGACCTGGGAGGCACGCGTCAAACTGGACTGCCTGACCGACGGCGCCTGGCCGGCGTTCTGGTTGGTCAACGACAACCCGGTCCGCGGCGGTGAGGTCGATCTCATCGAGTGGTACGGCAACCGGGACTGGCCGTCCGGCACCACCGTGCACGCCAGGCTGGACGGAACCCAGTTCCAGACCGACAAGCACCCGGTCGACAGTGACTGGCACACCTGGCGGATGACCTGGAAGCCGGAGGGCATGTACTTCTGGAAGGACTATGAGCCGGGTATGGAGCCGTTCTTCACCGTGGCGGCCAACTCGTTGCCGGACTGGCCGTTCAACGACCCGGGTTTCACCATGGCGCCGGTGTTCAACATCGCCGTCGGTGGTTCGGGCGGCCGGGAGCCCGCAGGCGGCACCTACCCGGCAGAGATGCGGGTGGACTGGATCCGGGTGTTCTGA
- a CDS encoding FCD domain-containing protein, producing MSPKTCQLCWVRRARRRIERHSLDEHEALLDALGEHDAETARAIAERHVLDAGRSLAEWLAARREN from the coding sequence GTGAGTCCGAAGACCTGCCAGTTGTGCTGGGTGCGCCGCGCCCGGCGGCGCATCGAACGGCATTCCCTCGACGAGCATGAGGCATTGCTGGATGCACTGGGCGAGCACGATGCCGAGACCGCGCGAGCGATCGCGGAACGTCACGTGCTGGACGCCGGGCGATCGCTGGCCGAGTGGCTGGCGGCACGCCGGGAAAACTAG
- a CDS encoding HNH endonuclease signature motif containing protein: MDATHLDMFVTALIDDLAPVPTPDDDADRTLFHLLDSPRRIVDEPPLLVVLVAAVTARNLLDHVIASAASAAERLGIPARRHLRSGADLLTMLGMAPGAAQRLVRVGRAAHTLPALTQQQRLGGIGIEFVDAVGRGITHIDNRTPLSEEDRASIVTKLMIQTTPAQVAEKARAIAIDRAATQPQEEGAVPVAENTDLNDMTLVQTDDGRVAAALDLDVLTGEELFAALDPLCRPVPLPDGSPDPRPTGRRRADAFGQVLRTYLSDQQRPTSGGVLPHVTLVRPAGIDTLGFTGPVSSVTADLISCDSTLTSVIVDHSGAPLDVGRAERLFTPIIRKGLAVRDCGCAFPGCGRPVSWCDAHHIRPWSEGGVTSLDNGVLFCRCHHTLIHHGGWQVYLGPDRHPWFIPPHDPAGPEPAHLRSHARRTLTNLPTAA, translated from the coding sequence ATGGACGCCACCCATCTCGACATGTTCGTCACTGCGTTGATCGATGACCTCGCTCCGGTTCCGACCCCGGACGACGATGCTGATCGCACGCTGTTCCATCTACTCGACAGTCCCCGGCGGATCGTCGATGAACCACCGCTGCTCGTGGTGCTGGTGGCCGCCGTGACCGCGCGTAACCTGCTCGACCACGTGATCGCCTCGGCGGCCTCAGCGGCTGAGCGGCTCGGGATTCCGGCGCGGCGTCACCTGCGCTCGGGAGCCGACCTGCTGACCATGCTCGGGATGGCGCCGGGTGCGGCGCAACGCTTGGTGCGGGTGGGCCGCGCCGCGCACACTCTGCCCGCGCTCACTCAACAACAGCGTCTCGGTGGGATCGGTATCGAGTTCGTCGACGCTGTCGGGCGCGGCATCACCCACATCGACAACCGGACCCCTCTGTCGGAGGAGGACCGGGCCAGCATCGTGACCAAGCTGATGATCCAGACCACCCCGGCCCAGGTTGCGGAAAAGGCCCGCGCGATCGCTATCGACCGCGCCGCCACACAACCTCAAGAAGAGGGTGCGGTGCCGGTCGCGGAAAACACTGACCTCAACGACATGACCCTGGTGCAGACCGATGACGGGCGGGTTGCGGCCGCCCTCGATCTCGACGTACTCACCGGAGAAGAACTGTTCGCCGCGTTGGATCCGCTGTGCCGGCCCGTTCCACTCCCGGACGGCTCCCCGGACCCGCGGCCGACCGGACGGCGCCGCGCCGATGCGTTCGGTCAAGTGCTGCGTACCTACCTGTCAGACCAGCAGCGCCCGACCTCCGGTGGGGTACTTCCGCACGTCACCCTGGTCCGGCCGGCCGGTATCGACACTCTCGGATTCACCGGGCCGGTCAGTTCGGTCACCGCCGACCTGATCTCCTGTGACAGCACCCTAACCTCGGTGATCGTCGACCATTCCGGTGCACCGCTGGATGTCGGGCGGGCCGAGCGGCTATTCACGCCCATCATTCGTAAAGGGTTGGCGGTCCGTGACTGTGGCTGCGCGTTCCCCGGATGTGGGCGCCCGGTGTCCTGGTGCGACGCCCACCACATTCGTCCCTGGAGCGAAGGGGGTGTGACGAGTCTGGATAACGGGGTGCTGTTCTGCCGGTGTCACCACACCCTGATCCACCACGGCGGCTGGCAGGTCTATTTGGGCCCGGACCGCCACCCCTGGTTCATCCCACCGCATGACCCGGCAGGCCCCGAACCGGCACACCTACGCTCGCACGCCCGCCGCACCCTGACCAACCTGCCCACCGCCGCATAA
- a CDS encoding bifunctional phosphatase PAP2/diacylglycerol kinase family protein: protein MGLGTVDRRIFEAVAESDSKALDTVMPRLTAAADHSKLWIAIGAGLIAAGTPSMRRGAARALATVAVTSVLTNQGAKRLWKRTRPDFAPVPVLRRSRRMPTSNSLPSGHSASAAAFAVGVGLENRPLGIGLGVLAGLVGLSRVATGAHYPGDVLAGFGIGTAVALAGAAVVPTIVEPPVTASEPLRFHTRPRPEGDGVVLVVNPDSGSGTGERILDEVREALPKCEIVEIADHEDIKDKLRDAADRAEVLAVGGGDGTVSCAAGIAVDAEVPLAVFPGGTFNHFAKDIGCDTVAATVEAIRAGSAAYVDTIAFNDSDTVVNTASIGAYPKFVRIREKLEHRLGKPLAGAYALFRTLRSDATVRIRYDDKTVQTSLFFLGNSLYSPSGFAPARRVRMDDGLIDVRILETGPRFATVRILGALALGRLVHSPLYHELRVPEFSFTAVDGPTPIAHDGEVEIVCQEATFKSRYRSLPVFRPLP from the coding sequence ATGGGATTGGGAACGGTCGACCGGCGCATCTTCGAGGCCGTTGCGGAATCCGACAGCAAAGCGCTCGACACCGTGATGCCCAGGCTCACCGCGGCGGCCGACCACTCGAAGCTGTGGATCGCGATCGGGGCGGGGTTGATCGCCGCCGGCACCCCATCGATGCGGCGCGGTGCGGCCAGGGCGCTGGCCACCGTGGCCGTCACCAGTGTGCTGACCAATCAGGGCGCCAAACGCCTGTGGAAGCGCACGCGCCCGGACTTCGCCCCGGTCCCGGTGTTGCGGCGCTCCCGGCGGATGCCGACATCGAACTCGTTGCCCTCCGGGCATTCGGCCAGCGCGGCCGCCTTCGCCGTAGGGGTGGGCCTGGAGAACCGCCCGCTCGGGATCGGGCTCGGCGTGCTGGCCGGGCTGGTCGGGCTGTCCCGGGTGGCCACCGGCGCGCATTACCCCGGCGATGTGCTGGCCGGCTTCGGCATCGGCACCGCGGTCGCCCTGGCCGGGGCGGCCGTCGTGCCGACCATCGTCGAACCACCGGTCACCGCGTCCGAGCCACTCCGGTTCCACACCCGGCCGCGTCCTGAAGGGGACGGCGTCGTGCTGGTCGTGAACCCGGACTCCGGCAGCGGTACGGGGGAGCGCATCCTCGACGAGGTCCGGGAGGCGCTGCCGAAGTGCGAGATCGTCGAGATCGCTGACCACGAGGACATCAAGGACAAGCTGCGCGACGCCGCCGACCGCGCAGAGGTGCTGGCGGTCGGCGGTGGGGACGGGACCGTGTCGTGCGCGGCCGGGATCGCAGTGGACGCCGAAGTGCCGCTCGCGGTCTTCCCCGGCGGCACCTTCAACCATTTCGCCAAGGACATCGGCTGCGACACCGTCGCGGCGACGGTCGAGGCGATACGCGCCGGGTCGGCTGCCTACGTCGACACCATCGCGTTCAACGACTCCGACACCGTCGTCAACACCGCCAGTATCGGCGCCTACCCCAAGTTCGTCCGGATCCGCGAGAAACTCGAGCACCGTTTGGGCAAGCCGCTGGCCGGTGCGTACGCGCTGTTCCGGACGCTGCGCAGCGACGCCACCGTCCGCATCCGCTATGACGACAAGACGGTGCAGACTTCGCTGTTCTTCCTGGGCAATTCGCTGTATTCGCCGTCTGGTTTCGCTCCGGCACGGCGGGTCCGGATGGATGACGGCCTCATCGACGTCCGCATCCTGGAGACCGGCCCCAGGTTCGCCACGGTGCGGATACTGGGCGCCCTGGCGCTGGGCCGGCTGGTGCACAGCCCGCTGTACCACGAGCTACGGGTGCCCGAGTTCAGCTTCACCGCGGTGGACGGACCGACTCCGATCGCGCACGACGGTGAGGTGGAAATCGTGTGCCAGGAGGCAACTTTCAAGAGCCGGTACCGGTCGCTGCCGGTGTTTCGTCCACTGCCGTGA
- a CDS encoding phosphatase PAP2 family protein translates to MLYRLSPRHPAVLAGAIAAAAVFLLALAGVLAGWTWMVDADWAVLDPLYRYGAAHPGWVTGWDVLCTVFHPAVFRLLALIWIGYALIRREYRVALFLGLTVEFSALIVVFTKEVVSRPRPATALVSELSSSFPSGHALGASAAVTAVLVVAWPALRHQWRTTAVIAGVLIAAAVGIGRVVLNVHHPSDVLAGWALGYLWVVACLPVLTSSRFTAVDETPAATGTGS, encoded by the coding sequence TTGCTGTACAGACTTTCCCCGCGTCATCCCGCCGTGCTGGCCGGCGCGATCGCGGCGGCCGCGGTATTTCTGCTCGCGTTGGCCGGGGTGCTCGCGGGCTGGACTTGGATGGTCGACGCCGACTGGGCGGTACTGGATCCGCTGTACCGGTACGGGGCGGCGCATCCGGGCTGGGTGACCGGCTGGGATGTGTTGTGCACGGTGTTCCACCCGGCGGTGTTCCGGCTGCTGGCCCTGATCTGGATCGGGTACGCCTTGATACGGCGTGAGTACCGGGTTGCGTTGTTCCTGGGGCTGACGGTGGAGTTCTCCGCGCTCATCGTCGTGTTCACGAAAGAGGTTGTGTCGCGGCCACGCCCGGCCACCGCGCTGGTGTCCGAACTGTCCTCGTCATTTCCGTCCGGTCATGCGCTCGGCGCGTCGGCGGCCGTCACGGCCGTGCTGGTCGTGGCATGGCCTGCGCTGCGCCATCAGTGGCGCACCACGGCCGTCATCGCCGGTGTGCTGATCGCGGCGGCGGTCGGCATCGGGCGGGTGGTGCTCAACGTGCATCATCCCTCCGATGTACTGGCCGGATGGGCGCTCGGTTACCTGTGGGTGGTCGCGTGCCTGCCGGTGCTGACCAGCAGCCGGTTCACGGCAGTGGACGAAACACCGGCAGCGACCGGTACCGGCTCTTGA
- a CDS encoding cellulase family glycosylhydrolase translates to MFATTALIALATVCTTTELRVPIELRSSSQAVVELVAAIDESPTTVGLADSNLMRLDDIGLVNKQLDMMQAIGVQNVRVGISWLSTQLENGEFSWDNNNIDYVINEAHRRGMGILAVLHETPGWARLDPDNTLPMSGMPDPTKFGDFAGAVAEKYEGKISAIEIWNEPNGRPFLNPVDPAGYTNMLKAAYDQIKAHDDPDDADDDITVVAGVLGSGVNLSSGSLLMNPTDYLAGMYAAGAHGFFDAISFHPYKNDMKFSDQEHQRESPLLQLREMRAMMDSYGDTDLKIWATEYGLPTAPSDAVMYQKQADFIADFLKNWQKEDRTGPIFIYSTRDLETGTSEHQDNFGIFETDWDEKPAVQVIRDFIASLGPVEPDHPILDAINNLIRGLAHATVAVINGVVDLVVDVVDAVIDATVWVVKTIADVTVKVVQGIVDLTSWVVHGIADAVVNSVNWVVDTIQECFGNEESAPAQSRMAATVTASTLDEPATSDSGAPEPVETGISDVGADASEQAETAVAESEVVRSAVDETQLDETRPDETELDETVAAEPDREILENDELEITEPGPGEQPDLTTTDEADEDRDELESASAADAETDSSATAGNAASTDQKSDESAGDDADQNTRIQSTRISAG, encoded by the coding sequence ATGTTCGCCACCACCGCTCTCATCGCTCTCGCCACGGTGTGCACCACCACCGAACTACGCGTACCGATCGAGCTACGCTCCTCATCCCAGGCCGTCGTCGAGCTGGTTGCCGCCATCGACGAGTCACCGACAACCGTCGGACTGGCGGATTCCAATCTCATGCGGCTCGACGACATCGGCCTGGTCAACAAACAGCTGGATATGATGCAGGCCATCGGCGTCCAGAACGTGCGCGTGGGAATCTCCTGGCTCTCGACACAATTGGAGAACGGCGAATTCTCCTGGGATAACAACAACATCGACTACGTCATCAACGAGGCTCACCGGCGCGGCATGGGCATCCTGGCTGTCCTGCATGAAACCCCGGGCTGGGCCCGGCTGGACCCGGACAACACCCTGCCGATGTCGGGGATGCCGGACCCGACGAAGTTCGGCGACTTCGCGGGGGCGGTCGCCGAGAAGTACGAGGGCAAGATCTCTGCCATCGAGATCTGGAACGAGCCCAACGGCAGACCGTTCCTCAATCCCGTCGATCCGGCCGGCTACACCAACATGCTCAAAGCGGCCTACGACCAGATCAAGGCACATGACGATCCTGACGACGCCGACGACGACATCACCGTGGTCGCCGGTGTGCTCGGTTCGGGCGTCAACCTCAGCAGTGGCAGTCTCCTGATGAATCCGACCGACTACCTCGCGGGCATGTATGCCGCTGGCGCCCACGGCTTCTTCGACGCGATCTCGTTCCACCCGTACAAGAACGACATGAAGTTCTCGGACCAGGAACACCAACGCGAATCGCCGCTCCTGCAACTTCGCGAGATGCGCGCCATGATGGACAGTTACGGCGATACCGACCTCAAGATCTGGGCCACGGAATACGGCCTTCCCACCGCGCCGTCCGATGCCGTCATGTATCAGAAGCAGGCCGACTTCATCGCGGACTTCCTGAAGAACTGGCAGAAGGAGGACCGCACCGGTCCGATCTTCATCTACTCGACGCGCGATCTCGAGACCGGAACATCAGAACACCAGGACAATTTCGGCATATTCGAGACCGACTGGGACGAGAAACCGGCCGTCCAGGTCATCCGCGACTTCATCGCGAGCCTGGGCCCCGTGGAGCCCGACCACCCCATCCTCGACGCCATCAATAACCTCATCCGCGGTCTCGCCCACGCCACCGTTGCCGTGATCAACGGAGTCGTCGATCTCGTTGTCGACGTGGTGGATGCGGTCATCGACGCCACGGTGTGGGTGGTCAAGACCATCGCCGATGTGACGGTGAAAGTGGTGCAGGGCATCGTGGACCTCACCTCGTGGGTCGTGCACGGGATTGCCGATGCCGTTGTCAACTCGGTGAATTGGGTGGTCGACACGATCCAGGAGTGCTTCGGCAACGAGGAGTCGGCACCTGCACAGAGCCGGATGGCGGCCACGGTGACAGCGTCGACGCTCGATGAGCCGGCGACCTCCGACAGCGGTGCGCCCGAGCCCGTCGAGACCGGCATCTCAGATGTCGGCGCAGATGCCTCCGAGCAGGCCGAGACCGCGGTCGCAGAATCCGAAGTCGTCCGATCCGCGGTGGACGAGACACAGCTGGACGAGACCCGGCCGGACGAGACGGAACTCGACGAGACCGTCGCCGCCGAACCGGATCGGGAGATCCTCGAAAACGACGAACTCGAGATCACCGAGCCGGGACCCGGCGAACAACCAGATCTCACCACCACCGATGAGGCCGACGAGGACAGGGACGAACTGGAGAGCGCGTCCGCCGCGGACGCCGAGACCGACTCGTCGGCCACGGCCGGAAACGCGGCGTCAACCGACCAGAAATCTGACGAGTCGGCAGGCGACGACGCGGATCAGAACACCCGGATCCAGTCCACCCGCATCTCTGCCGGGTAG
- a CDS encoding nuclear transport factor 2 family protein: MAGMADTLGEIEEIKQVKYRYLRALDTKHWDDFTATLTEDVVGDYGSSVGDEVLHFTDRDALVGFMRQSLGPAIITEHRVDHPEITLDGPDEASGRWYLQDRVIVADFNFMLIGAAFYRDRYRRTAAGWQICATGYDRTYEATMSTENLGFHLKPGSALNI, translated from the coding sequence ATGGCGGGCATGGCTGACACCCTCGGTGAAATCGAAGAAATCAAACAGGTCAAGTACCGCTACCTGCGTGCGCTGGACACCAAGCACTGGGACGACTTCACCGCCACCCTGACCGAGGACGTCGTGGGCGATTACGGCTCCTCGGTCGGCGACGAGGTGCTGCACTTCACCGATCGCGACGCACTCGTCGGGTTCATGCGCCAGTCGCTGGGCCCGGCCATCATCACCGAGCACCGCGTCGACCACCCGGAGATCACCCTGGACGGACCCGATGAGGCCTCGGGTCGCTGGTATCTGCAGGACCGGGTCATCGTGGCGGATTTCAACTTCATGCTCATCGGCGCGGCGTTCTACCGGGACCGCTACCGCCGCACCGCCGCGGGCTGGCAGATCTGCGCCACCGGGTACGACCGCACCTACGAGGCCACCATGTCCACGGAGAATCTCGGATTCCATCTGAAACCCGGTAGCGCCCTCAATATCTGA
- a CDS encoding L,D-transpeptidase family protein produces the protein MRRLVLLLSALWLAFGASAPTVHAAETPWFVNSVGNATQVISVVGVGPTTAKIDVWERTAAGWNPIGVGIPAHIGSNGMGQQIREGSKTTPMGVFTLDFAFGTQANPGGGLPYVQVGPNHWWDGDVASPTYNTMQVCEKKRCPFRTDGGGTENLQIPQYAHAVVMGVNKARTPGAGSAFFLHSTGGGPTAGCVAIDDATLVKIIRWLRPGAVITVSK, from the coding sequence ATGCGCCGACTGGTCCTGCTGTTGAGCGCGCTCTGGCTGGCTTTCGGGGCATCTGCGCCCACCGTCCACGCTGCCGAAACGCCGTGGTTCGTGAACTCCGTCGGCAATGCGACCCAGGTGATTTCCGTTGTGGGCGTGGGGCCCACGACCGCGAAGATCGATGTGTGGGAGCGCACCGCGGCGGGCTGGAACCCGATCGGGGTGGGGATTCCGGCCCACATCGGGTCCAACGGGATGGGCCAGCAGATCCGCGAGGGGTCGAAGACGACACCGATGGGCGTGTTCACCCTGGACTTCGCATTCGGGACGCAGGCCAATCCCGGTGGGGGGCTGCCCTACGTGCAGGTCGGCCCGAACCATTGGTGGGATGGCGATGTCGCCAGCCCCACCTACAACACGATGCAGGTCTGTGAGAAGAAGCGGTGCCCGTTCCGCACCGACGGCGGCGGCACCGAGAACCTGCAGATTCCGCAGTACGCGCATGCGGTGGTGATGGGCGTCAACAAGGCCCGGACGCCGGGCGCCGGCAGCGCCTTCTTCCTGCACTCCACCGGTGGCGGCCCCACCGCGGGGTGCGTGGCCATCGACGATGCCACCCTGGTGAAGATCATCCGGTGGCTGCGCCCGGGCGCGGTGATCACCGTCTCCAAGTGA
- a CDS encoding Hsp70 family protein: protein MTDPLGLSIGTTNLVAARVGDRPVTRRAVLTLPVQGAPEVGLPSGQPGQVLAGFVDRVGDPVPLVASDGSSYPAEDLLVEALEAMVGVVGATPSAQTAIAVPAHWNAATLRALRATLRANPVLSPGGATPRLVSDAVAALTSLNTNPGLSAGGPVVLVDLGGGGTSLTLADSGATFEPLDETTRVAEFSGDLIDQALLTHVLAGIEDADPGATAAVGLLGALREECRQAKERLSAATATEVPVSLPRYQSVVRVTRAELEALLAEPLAQVLAELDGLLERNRLSWADVSVIATAGGGASIPLVTQRLSEHSRRPVVSTPQPALDAAVGAVLFAAYAAEAGAQTGMAPAAGADAPTSMAPPVVVPDQSGSSTFRALAWSQDDDAGAEPVPYAGPDEYPSPYTGANPYLAEDSTRIVSQHVPDPYDDDRRGLPRLPMAVFAAAGILSVVALGGVAIALTGVSETDTPTPSTAPVTGVLTPEPAAPPPAVETPPPGIVTVTEAPPAPPPPPEYVAPEPVAPTYTTTTTQPTTTTTTTTTTTTTTTTTTTTPSTTTTTTTVPTTTVPTTTVPTTTEPDPLPTTTAEVTTVVPTTEAPAMRTTYINVPLLPPIPIQVPNPGAPAVP from the coding sequence ATGACCGACCCGCTGGGGTTGTCCATCGGGACGACCAATTTGGTCGCGGCACGTGTCGGCGACCGTCCTGTCACCCGGCGCGCAGTGCTGACACTTCCCGTGCAGGGCGCGCCGGAAGTCGGCCTGCCCTCCGGGCAGCCCGGGCAGGTGCTGGCCGGATTCGTTGACCGCGTAGGTGATCCGGTACCGCTGGTGGCCTCCGACGGGTCGTCCTATCCGGCCGAGGATCTGCTGGTCGAAGCGCTGGAGGCGATGGTCGGAGTCGTCGGGGCCACCCCGTCGGCGCAGACCGCCATCGCGGTCCCCGCGCACTGGAACGCGGCCACGCTGCGGGCGCTGCGGGCGACCCTGCGTGCCAATCCGGTGCTGTCACCGGGCGGTGCGACACCGCGCCTGGTCTCCGATGCTGTCGCCGCACTGACCTCGCTGAACACCAATCCGGGGCTGAGTGCCGGCGGGCCGGTGGTGCTGGTGGACCTGGGTGGCGGCGGCACCAGCCTCACCCTCGCCGATTCCGGGGCGACCTTCGAGCCCCTGGACGAGACCACCCGGGTCGCCGAGTTCTCCGGTGACCTGATCGACCAGGCCCTGCTGACCCACGTGCTGGCCGGCATCGAGGACGCCGATCCGGGGGCGACTGCCGCGGTCGGTCTGCTCGGCGCATTGCGTGAGGAGTGCCGGCAGGCCAAGGAGAGACTCTCGGCGGCCACCGCCACCGAGGTCCCGGTGTCGCTGCCCCGCTACCAGTCGGTGGTACGGGTGACCCGCGCCGAGCTGGAGGCGCTGCTGGCCGAGCCGCTGGCCCAGGTCCTCGCCGAACTGGACGGCCTGCTGGAGCGCAACAGGCTCAGCTGGGCGGACGTCTCGGTGATCGCCACCGCGGGTGGTGGGGCCAGCATTCCGCTGGTCACCCAGCGGTTGTCCGAGCATTCGCGGCGTCCGGTGGTGAGCACCCCGCAACCCGCGTTGGACGCGGCCGTCGGTGCGGTGCTGTTCGCGGCCTACGCGGCCGAGGCCGGGGCGCAGACCGGGATGGCCCCGGCCGCCGGCGCCGACGCGCCGACCAGCATGGCGCCGCCGGTCGTGGTTCCCGACCAGTCCGGATCCTCGACCTTTCGGGCCCTGGCCTGGTCCCAGGACGACGACGCGGGTGCCGAGCCGGTGCCCTATGCCGGCCCCGACGAGTACCCGAGTCCCTACACCGGTGCCAATCCGTATCTAGCCGAGGACTCGACCCGCATTGTCTCCCAACATGTTCCGGATCCCTACGACGATGATCGCCGGGGTTTGCCCCGGCTGCCGATGGCGGTGTTCGCCGCTGCCGGCATCCTGTCCGTCGTCGCACTCGGCGGTGTGGCGATCGCGCTGACCGGTGTCTCCGAGACCGACACCCCCACTCCGTCGACCGCACCGGTCACCGGGGTGCTGACGCCGGAACCCGCTGCGCCGCCGCCGGCTGTCGAGACCCCGCCGCCGGGCATCGTCACCGTGACCGAGGCGCCGCCCGCGCCGCCTCCGCCGCCCGAATACGTGGCGCCCGAGCCGGTGGCCCCGACGTACACGACGACGACCACGCAGCCGACCACCACCACAACGACGACCACGACCACGACGACGACCACGACGACGACCACGACGACGCCGTCCACGACCACGACCACGACGACGGTGCCGACGACGACGGTGCCGACGACGACGGTGCCGACCACCACCGAACCCGACCCCCTGCCCACCACAACGGCCGAGGTCACCACGGTCGTGCCGACCACCGAGGCGCCCGCGATGCGCACCACCTACATCAATGTGCCTTTGCTGCCGCCGATACCCATTCAGGTCCCGAATCCGGGTGCGCCGGCAGTCCCGTAA